In the Candidatus Electrothrix sp. GW3-4 genome, one interval contains:
- a CDS encoding folylpolyglutamate synthase/dihydrofolate synthase family protein, which yields MNYQEAWRFLDQLQFFKIKLGLDSMNQFLERLGNPHHDLPCIHVGGTNGKGSVGATLCSILTAAGYQTGFYTSPHLSSVRERFRIGDNYITKEDFARLITKIHDVLNGSQITYFECTTTLALLWFAEQKVDCAILEVGMGGRLDATNVVTPLLSLITNVSMDHEQYLGTTLAEVSAEKAGIIKEDVPVVSGVADDDSRQVIRQACDEREAPLFLFGREFNGSFSPDDQSSWQYQGLDGQVLMDLPMALRGNYQVANASLALAAVQLLRQQGWTIPDEQLRIGLQQTFWPGRLEFFRLNKDNKQVEEQDQGWNFLLDGAHNPAGVKSLKHALRDFSRNRLILVWGAMNDKDLSTTLREIAPRQILLFSPGPSQNVRLKPISSRITCPVLCSKRWFVKKLFLRLCNRPVFWQGAMT from the coding sequence ATGAATTACCAAGAGGCATGGAGATTTCTGGATCAGCTTCAGTTCTTCAAGATCAAATTGGGTCTGGATTCCATGAACCAATTTTTGGAACGACTGGGCAATCCGCACCACGATCTACCATGTATCCACGTTGGTGGCACCAACGGCAAGGGGTCAGTGGGCGCAACGCTCTGTTCCATTCTCACTGCTGCTGGTTATCAAACAGGTTTTTACACCTCACCCCATCTCAGCTCGGTGCGGGAACGTTTCCGAATCGGGGACAACTACATCACGAAGGAGGATTTTGCCCGTCTGATCACGAAAATCCATGATGTACTCAACGGTAGTCAGATCACCTACTTTGAATGCACCACCACCTTGGCCCTGCTCTGGTTTGCCGAGCAAAAGGTGGACTGCGCCATCCTGGAAGTGGGTATGGGCGGTCGCCTGGACGCCACCAATGTGGTCACTCCCCTGCTCTCCCTGATCACCAATGTCAGCATGGATCATGAACAGTACCTGGGCACGACCCTGGCAGAGGTCTCCGCTGAAAAGGCGGGGATCATCAAAGAGGATGTTCCAGTGGTATCAGGGGTCGCAGACGACGATTCCAGACAGGTCATCCGCCAGGCCTGTGATGAACGCGAGGCCCCGCTCTTTCTCTTTGGTCGGGAGTTCAACGGTTCCTTTAGTCCAGACGATCAAAGCTCCTGGCAATATCAAGGACTGGACGGTCAGGTCCTGATGGATCTCCCCATGGCCCTGCGCGGCAACTACCAGGTCGCCAATGCCTCTCTGGCCCTTGCCGCTGTCCAGCTGCTGCGCCAGCAGGGCTGGACAATACCAGATGAGCAGCTCCGCATCGGGCTACAACAGACCTTCTGGCCAGGTCGCCTGGAATTCTTTCGTCTGAATAAGGACAATAAACAGGTTGAGGAACAAGACCAAGGCTGGAATTTTCTCCTGGACGGGGCCCATAACCCTGCCGGAGTCAAGTCCCTGAAGCATGCCTTGCGTGATTTTTCTCGCAATCGCCTCATCCTGGTCTGGGGAGCAATGAACGATAAAGATCTCAGTACCACCCTACGCGAGATTGCCCCCAGGCAGATATTATTATTTTCACCCGGCCCGAGTCAGAACGTTCGGCTCAAACCGATCAGCTCAAGGATAACCTGCCCAGTGCTATGCAGCAAAAGGTGGTTTGTAAAGAAACTGTTCCTGCGGCTCTGCAACAGGCCCGTATTCTGGCAGGGAGCCATGACCTGA
- a CDS encoding HNH endonuclease: MMNEDFIYGFGVDDSTIRAERRKARELRKTRWWQQKTADGICHYCQRKFPVKELTMDHIIPLSRGGRSTKGNLVPCCKTCNTAKKTDLPPELEEL; this comes from the coding sequence ATGATGAATGAAGATTTTATCTATGGTTTTGGTGTTGATGATTCAACTATCAGAGCAGAAAGAAGAAAAGCCAGGGAGCTGCGCAAGACCCGTTGGTGGCAACAAAAGACGGCTGATGGCATCTGTCATTACTGTCAACGTAAGTTCCCTGTCAAAGAGCTGACTATGGATCATATCATTCCCCTGTCCAGAGGGGGCCGCTCCACCAAAGGGAATTTGGTTCCCTGTTGCAAGACATGTAACACGGCCAAAAAGACTGATCTGCCCCCGGAGCTTGAGGAGCTCTAA
- a CDS encoding cytochrome-c peroxidase, with product MKIKAGVMSFLCMALLGAAGAVAAEEPIQPIAPVKEINLAKAELGKKLFFDPRLSKSGFISCNSCHNLSMGGSDNLKTSIGHNWQQGPINAPTVLNSSLNFVQFWDGRAESLKDQAGGPIANPGEMALTHALAKGILESIPGYVTEFTQVFGDNTVNIDRVTDAIAEFEKTLVTPNSRFDQWLMGDKEALTADEQAGYKLFKDSGCISCHYGAGMGGTSFQKMGVMEEYKAKSPAEGRKAVTGKDEDRFAFKVPTLRNVELTYPYFHDGEAETLTEAVDIMGRLQLGAKFTDEQNAQIVAFLKSLTGEQPSFTLPILPPSSDKTPPPKPFE from the coding sequence ATGAAGATCAAAGCAGGTGTGATGTCCTTCCTTTGCATGGCTCTTTTGGGCGCAGCAGGTGCTGTTGCCGCAGAGGAACCCATCCAACCCATTGCCCCGGTCAAGGAGATTAATTTGGCTAAGGCCGAACTGGGCAAGAAGCTCTTTTTTGATCCCCGCCTCTCCAAGTCAGGTTTTATCTCCTGTAACTCCTGTCATAATCTGAGCATGGGCGGCTCAGACAACCTCAAGACCTCTATCGGCCATAACTGGCAGCAAGGCCCGATTAACGCACCCACTGTCCTGAACTCCAGCTTGAATTTTGTCCAATTCTGGGATGGCCGGGCAGAGAGCCTGAAGGATCAGGCCGGAGGCCCCATTGCCAATCCCGGTGAAATGGCCCTGACCCATGCCCTGGCAAAAGGCATCCTGGAATCCATCCCTGGTTACGTCACCGAATTCACCCAGGTCTTTGGCGACAATACCGTCAATATTGATCGGGTCACCGATGCCATTGCTGAGTTTGAAAAGACCCTGGTTACCCCGAATTCCCGCTTTGACCAATGGCTCATGGGCGATAAGGAGGCCCTGACCGCTGATGAACAGGCTGGCTATAAACTGTTTAAGGACTCCGGCTGTATCTCCTGTCATTACGGGGCAGGCATGGGAGGGACTTCTTTTCAAAAGATGGGGGTCATGGAAGAGTATAAGGCCAAGAGTCCGGCCGAGGGCCGCAAGGCTGTGACCGGTAAGGATGAAGATCGCTTTGCCTTTAAGGTCCCGACCCTGCGTAATGTGGAGCTGACCTACCCGTACTTCCATGACGGCGAGGCCGAGACCCTGACCGAGGCGGTTGACATCATGGGCCGCCTGCAGCTGGGTGCCAAATTCACCGATGAGCAGAACGCCCAGATCGTGGCCTTTCTCAAAAGTCTGACCGGTGAGCAGCCGTCATTTACTCTGCCCATCCTGCCGCCTTCCAGCGACAAGACGCCGCCACCCAAACCCTTTGAGTAA
- a CDS encoding cytochrome-c peroxidase has product MKKTVGVILLTYGLSLAVSTAGAAQKPVEPIAPATGINQAKAELGKKLFFDPRLSKSGFISCNSCHNLSRGGTDNLKTSIGHNWQQGPINSPTVLNSSMNFVQFWDGRAKDLQDQAGGPIANPGEMAFSHDLAEEVLQSIPGYVAEFKNVFGKDRIAIDQVTDALAEFEKTLVTPNSRFDQWLKGDKEALTAEEQAGYTLFQESGCISCHYGMAMGGGSFYKMGMVEEFKANSPSQGRKDVTGKEEHYFMFKVPTLRNVELTSPYFHDGSARTLSQAVDTMARHQLGKKFTQEENGQLVAFLKTLTGEQPSFPLPILPPSSETTPRPKPFE; this is encoded by the coding sequence ATGAAAAAAACAGTCGGCGTCATTCTCTTGACCTATGGGCTCTCCTTGGCTGTCAGTACAGCCGGAGCCGCCCAGAAACCGGTAGAACCCATTGCCCCGGCCACGGGCATTAACCAAGCAAAGGCTGAATTGGGCAAGAAGCTCTTTTTTGATCCCCGCCTCTCCAAATCAGGCTTTATCTCCTGCAATTCCTGCCATAACCTGAGCAGGGGCGGCACCGATAATCTGAAGACCTCCATTGGCCATAACTGGCAGCAGGGCCCTATTAACTCGCCCACAGTCCTCAATTCCAGTATGAATTTTGTCCAGTTCTGGGATGGCCGGGCCAAGGACCTCCAGGATCAGGCGGGCGGACCCATTGCCAATCCCGGCGAGATGGCCTTTAGCCATGATCTGGCCGAAGAGGTGCTGCAATCCATCCCTGGCTACGTTGCCGAGTTCAAGAACGTCTTTGGCAAGGACAGGATCGCTATTGACCAGGTGACTGATGCCCTTGCCGAGTTTGAAAAGACCCTGGTTACCCCGAATTCCCGCTTTGATCAGTGGCTCAAGGGTGATAAAGAGGCCTTAACAGCAGAGGAACAGGCAGGCTATACCCTCTTTCAGGAGTCTGGTTGTATCTCCTGTCATTATGGGATGGCCATGGGCGGGGGCAGCTTTTACAAGATGGGCATGGTGGAGGAGTTCAAGGCCAACAGCCCGTCCCAGGGGCGCAAGGACGTGACAGGGAAGGAAGAGCATTATTTCATGTTCAAGGTCCCGACCCTGCGCAATGTGGAGCTGACCTCTCCCTATTTTCATGACGGATCGGCTCGGACCCTGTCCCAGGCCGTGGACACCATGGCCCGCCATCAGTTGGGCAAGAAGTTCACCCAGGAAGAAAATGGGCAACTGGTGGCCTTCCTGAAAACTTTGACAGGTGAGCAGCCCTCGTTTCCCCTGCCCATCCTGCCCCCTTCCAGCGAGACCACCCCACGTCCCAAGCCGTTTGAATAG
- the selD gene encoding selenide, water dikinase SelD yields MAQDHSTVLSNALAAFTPPKNTNLLVGHETADSAAIYRLSSDVATINTVRLIPQPVADPYWFGQIAAANALGKVYALGGRPVTALNIVLFPGEQQKRGTVLEVLRLAFFPSRQLDLGIFQEILRGGHDKVIEAGACLAGGQSLHEAEPQYGLCVNGVVHPEKIITPTGARTGDALILTKPLGAGVLLQAVRAGKYPFQDLEKETLPHLAALNNKTLEAALEFDLHACADVSNAGILGCLLNIARGAQAGVMLNYQDVVFYPGAVEMYQKGVITDSNKANRALLARHDLRIQTGLSAAETELLYDPQVSGGLLLALPKDQALDLLAALRDKGVKEAVCIGEIVDEPVGIRIK; encoded by the coding sequence GTGGCGCAAGACCATTCGACAGTTCTGTCGAACGCACTTGCTGCATTCACCCCGCCGAAGAACACCAACCTGTTGGTCGGCCATGAAACAGCAGACTCTGCGGCTATTTACCGTTTGTCCTCTGATGTCGCGACAATAAATACGGTCCGTCTTATCCCCCAGCCAGTTGCTGATCCCTACTGGTTCGGCCAGATTGCTGCTGCCAACGCCCTTGGCAAGGTCTACGCCTTGGGCGGCAGGCCGGTAACGGCCCTTAATATCGTCCTCTTTCCCGGCGAGCAGCAGAAGAGGGGGACCGTGCTGGAGGTGCTCAGGTTAGCCTTCTTTCCTTCCAGGCAGCTGGACCTGGGGATATTCCAGGAGATTCTCCGGGGTGGGCATGATAAGGTGATCGAGGCCGGGGCCTGCCTGGCGGGCGGTCAGTCCCTGCATGAGGCAGAGCCCCAATACGGGCTCTGTGTTAATGGGGTGGTGCATCCAGAGAAGATTATCACCCCAACTGGTGCCCGAACCGGGGATGCCCTTATCTTAACCAAGCCTTTGGGGGCCGGGGTCCTTTTACAGGCGGTGCGCGCTGGCAAGTATCCTTTTCAGGATCTGGAAAAAGAGACCTTGCCGCACCTTGCCGCCTTGAACAACAAGACCCTGGAGGCAGCCCTTGAGTTTGACCTCCATGCCTGCGCCGATGTGAGTAATGCTGGGATTCTTGGCTGTCTGCTGAACATCGCCCGTGGCGCTCAGGCCGGAGTTATGCTGAACTACCAAGACGTTGTTTTTTACCCAGGTGCGGTAGAGATGTATCAGAAAGGGGTGATAACGGACAGCAATAAGGCGAACCGGGCCCTGCTTGCCCGGCATGATCTGCGGATCCAAACAGGGCTGTCAGCGGCTGAAACGGAACTCCTTTATGATCCGCAGGTTTCCGGCGGGTTATTGCTGGCCCTGCCCAAGGACCAGGCACTGGACTTGCTGGCGGCCTTGCGTGATAAGGGGGTGAAAGAGGCTGTTTGTATCGGTGAAATAGTTGATGAGCCTGTCGGGATAAGGATTAAGTAG
- a CDS encoding ABC transporter substrate-binding protein has protein sequence MKKTFRFMAALCSLVLCFTLTSCGSGRKKAIKVGLNIPMTGDIPKVGEGSKYAAEMWLEEINKAGGIEVGGEKYAVELVIEDNESKAESAVKANTKLITQDDVLIIIGPQSSKQAIPAGDVANNYATPMISPWSTNPDTTANRPYVFRGCFLDPFQGPVLANFITDEFKFSKAAVLYDVASDYPKGLAEFFKKSWEEKHGTGSVVAYESFTTRDTDFSSQLTKIIRSGAEVLFTPQYYNEVALIVQQAKDLGWQGPIVGSDSWGSAETIELCGKACYGQFFSTHYAAAGAQGATKAFIDRYKANYGYVPDDVAALTWDALGLAQAAIEGAGEISGRVKDDRQAVRDALAKVKDFQGITGKMTFTEEGDPKKCAVIVKISDKGEYEFYKSICPE, from the coding sequence GTGAAGAAAACATTCCGGTTTATGGCCGCACTCTGTAGCCTCGTCCTCTGCTTTACCCTGACCTCCTGCGGCTCCGGTAGAAAAAAGGCCATCAAAGTAGGCCTGAACATCCCCATGACCGGTGATATCCCCAAGGTCGGTGAAGGGAGCAAATATGCTGCTGAGATGTGGCTGGAGGAGATCAACAAGGCCGGAGGCATTGAGGTTGGCGGTGAAAAATACGCTGTTGAGCTTGTCATTGAGGATAATGAATCCAAGGCCGAATCAGCGGTTAAGGCCAACACCAAGCTGATCACCCAGGACGACGTCCTGATTATCATTGGTCCGCAATCCTCTAAACAGGCCATTCCGGCCGGTGATGTGGCCAATAATTATGCGACTCCGATGATCAGTCCCTGGTCCACCAACCCGGATACCACGGCCAACCGCCCCTATGTCTTCCGGGGTTGCTTCCTTGACCCCTTCCAGGGACCAGTCTTGGCCAATTTCATCACCGATGAGTTCAAGTTTAGCAAGGCCGCAGTGCTCTATGATGTGGCCAGCGATTATCCCAAGGGCTTGGCTGAATTCTTTAAGAAATCATGGGAAGAGAAACACGGCACAGGCTCAGTGGTGGCCTATGAGAGTTTCACCACCAGAGACACCGATTTCAGCTCCCAGCTGACCAAGATCATCCGCTCCGGCGCTGAGGTGCTCTTTACTCCGCAGTACTATAATGAGGTCGCCCTGATTGTACAGCAGGCCAAGGATCTGGGCTGGCAAGGCCCCATTGTAGGCAGCGATAGCTGGGGCTCAGCCGAGACCATTGAGCTCTGCGGTAAGGCCTGTTACGGCCAGTTCTTCAGTACCCATTATGCAGCGGCCGGAGCCCAGGGTGCCACCAAGGCCTTTATTGATCGCTACAAGGCCAACTATGGTTATGTCCCTGATGACGTGGCCGCCCTGACCTGGGATGCCCTGGGGCTGGCCCAGGCCGCCATTGAGGGGGCCGGAGAAATCAGCGGTCGGGTGAAAGATGATCGCCAGGCCGTTCGTGATGCTCTGGCCAAGGTCAAGGATTTTCAAGGGATCACCGGCAAGATGACCTTTACCGAGGAGGGAGACCCCAAGAAATGCGCGGTCATTGTCAAGATCAGCGATAAGGGAGAGTACGAATTTTACAAATCGATTTGTCCGGAATAA
- a CDS encoding SO_0444 family Cu/Zn efflux transporter produces the protein MSFLYDALSSAWNLLNQSAVYMLFGLLVSGLLKEYLSPTYIANHLGSGRFKSVFKAALLGIPVPLCSCGVLPAAATLKKQGANNGAVTAFLISTPESGIDSISITWALLDPIMTIARPVSAFLSAAIAGTAENLFSFSGSAPTSTLGQQNKATVAEKNSCGCGCDKEEQEKIFLGEAGTKKSFLKEFPGKLKAGIRYAVFDIWKELAGWFFVGILLAGVITVLLPDTFITAYLGGGLGSMLLMLVIGIPLYICATASTPIAAAFLLKGVSPGAALIFLLVGPATNITSLSVLMGLLGKRTVAIYLTSIALVSVTCGLILDAVYSMLGISVLAAVARHGELLPEQLKLAASILLLILSIRPLKNSLQRRFGQKKKD, from the coding sequence ATGTCCTTCCTCTACGATGCCCTTTCTTCCGCCTGGAACCTGCTGAACCAATCAGCCGTCTATATGCTCTTCGGTCTGCTGGTCAGTGGCTTGCTCAAAGAATATCTCTCTCCCACCTATATCGCCAATCACTTGGGCTCTGGTCGTTTTAAGTCGGTATTCAAGGCAGCCCTGCTCGGCATCCCTGTCCCGCTCTGTTCCTGCGGTGTCCTGCCCGCAGCCGCCACCCTGAAAAAACAAGGGGCCAATAACGGGGCCGTGACCGCCTTTTTGATCTCCACCCCGGAATCCGGGATTGACTCCATTTCCATTACCTGGGCCCTGCTTGATCCGATCATGACCATTGCCCGTCCGGTTTCTGCCTTTCTTTCTGCGGCCATTGCCGGAACAGCAGAAAACCTTTTTTCTTTTTCCGGCTCAGCGCCTACAAGCACGCTAGGACAGCAAAACAAGGCCACAGTAGCCGAGAAAAACTCTTGCGGCTGTGGCTGCGACAAGGAGGAACAAGAAAAAATTTTCCTAGGAGAAGCCGGGACAAAGAAGAGCTTTCTCAAAGAATTTCCTGGAAAACTCAAGGCAGGTATCAGGTACGCGGTCTTTGATATCTGGAAGGAGCTGGCGGGTTGGTTCTTCGTTGGTATCCTGCTGGCTGGCGTCATCACCGTGCTCCTGCCTGATACCTTTATTACGGCCTATCTCGGTGGTGGCCTGGGATCTATGCTCCTGATGCTGGTGATCGGCATTCCCCTCTATATCTGCGCCACGGCCTCTACTCCTATCGCCGCAGCCTTTCTCCTCAAGGGGGTGAGCCCAGGGGCAGCCTTGATCTTTCTCCTGGTCGGTCCAGCCACGAATATCACCTCTCTCTCCGTGTTGATGGGTCTTCTCGGCAAACGGACTGTAGCCATCTACCTCACCTCTATCGCCCTTGTCAGTGTTACCTGTGGGCTCATCCTGGATGCCGTGTACAGTATGCTCGGCATCTCTGTTCTGGCTGCGGTGGCAAGGCATGGGGAGCTCCTGCCTGAACAGCTGAAGCTCGCAGCGAGCATCCTCCTTCTTATCCTCTCCATTCGCCCGCTAAAAAACAGCCTGCAACGACGCTTTGGTCAAAAAAAGAAAGATTAA
- the glmM gene encoding phosphoglucosamine mutase produces MRQLFGTDGVRGVANTYPMTTEIAMQLGRAIAFIVKKNTKRHHIVIGKDTRLSGYMIENALAAGICSMGVDVQLLGPLPTPGIAFITTSMRADAGVVISASHNPFQDNGIKIFSRDGFKLPDETELDIEDLIFSQKMAALRPVADEVGKATRIDDACGRYIVFLKHTFPDKYTLDDFHIVLDCAHGATYKVAPHVFAEFGAKVTCIGVEPDGKNINKNCGALHPEVMAEKVKQLGADIGLALDGDGDRLIVCDETGAIVDGDHIMAICASDLVSRRKLKKKTLVATVMSNMGLEKVMADLGGQLVRANVGDRYVVETMRAKGYNFGGEQSGHLVFLDHNTTGDGILAALQLLAIMIKKKKPLSALADIMTSYPQVLENVRMSSKIAPEQIQGFSEALQAAEEQLGKRGRILVRPSGTEPVIRVMAEGEDEKEISNIALELCDVIRRADRI; encoded by the coding sequence ATGCGACAACTCTTTGGGACAGACGGTGTGCGCGGGGTGGCCAACACCTACCCCATGACCACAGAAATAGCCATGCAACTGGGCCGGGCTATCGCCTTTATCGTTAAAAAGAATACCAAGCGCCATCATATTGTTATTGGTAAAGATACCAGACTGTCCGGTTATATGATTGAAAACGCACTGGCCGCCGGAATCTGTTCAATGGGCGTTGACGTGCAGCTCCTGGGCCCCCTGCCCACGCCTGGGATCGCCTTTATCACGACCTCAATGCGAGCCGATGCAGGGGTGGTTATCTCTGCCTCCCATAATCCTTTTCAGGATAACGGGATCAAGATCTTTTCCAGGGATGGATTCAAGCTCCCTGATGAGACGGAGCTTGATATTGAGGATCTGATTTTTTCTCAAAAAATGGCGGCCCTCAGGCCGGTGGCTGATGAGGTAGGAAAGGCTACGCGGATTGACGATGCCTGTGGGCGTTATATTGTTTTTTTGAAACATACCTTTCCTGATAAGTATACCCTGGATGATTTTCATATTGTTCTTGACTGTGCTCATGGGGCTACCTATAAGGTCGCACCGCACGTCTTTGCCGAATTCGGAGCCAAGGTGACCTGCATCGGTGTTGAGCCGGACGGTAAAAACATCAACAAGAATTGCGGGGCCCTCCATCCCGAGGTCATGGCAGAAAAGGTCAAACAGCTCGGTGCAGATATTGGCTTGGCCCTTGATGGTGATGGAGATCGGCTCATTGTCTGTGATGAGACAGGGGCCATTGTGGATGGGGATCATATCATGGCCATCTGCGCCTCTGATCTGGTCAGCCGCAGAAAGCTGAAGAAGAAGACCCTGGTTGCCACCGTGATGAGCAATATGGGCCTGGAAAAGGTTATGGCTGACCTGGGAGGGCAGCTGGTACGGGCCAATGTGGGGGATCGTTATGTTGTGGAGACGATGCGGGCCAAGGGCTATAATTTTGGCGGAGAGCAGTCTGGACATCTGGTCTTTCTTGATCATAACACCACGGGTGACGGCATTCTTGCCGCCCTGCAGTTGTTGGCGATTATGATTAAAAAGAAAAAGCCCCTCTCTGCATTGGCAGATATTATGACCTCGTACCCGCAGGTGCTGGAAAACGTCCGCATGTCCAGCAAGATTGCACCAGAGCAGATCCAGGGTTTTTCAGAGGCCTTGCAGGCAGCTGAAGAACAGCTCGGCAAACGAGGACGTATCCTGGTCCGGCCTTCTGGAACTGAACCGGTCATCCGGGTCATGGCTGAGGGTGAGGATGAAAAAGAGATCTCCAATATAGCCTTGGAGCTCTGTGATGTCATCCGACGGGCCGACCGCATTTAG
- a CDS encoding CdaR family protein: MIEQLHIWKRKVNYKDLLLKLVALALGILVWFLAVGTDQMDVSMRVPIEVLNLPKNLVIYNQYQKEVSVILRGPRGIIQEVRNRPPSLSLDLSEAKPDTIVLNTESLSFPLPSGISILRMQPASITLSIDKLVERELPLTAVTEGDVADGYFLKEVSLNPNKILVSGPASLITQEQVLKTYVINLSGLNHSTTLPVHLDLSPEFMELIGETTVVAKLAVADKFVEKKVRNIPINIRDSAQEVRVKPDSLTVVAGIPEKLISETPVLSMLFRASVSAGSGEFPRQVPVTVNGVSVPGHEPIKIISHKPTEVKISLVEKKE, translated from the coding sequence ATGATTGAACAATTACACATTTGGAAGAGAAAGGTAAATTACAAAGATCTATTACTGAAGCTGGTTGCTCTTGCTCTTGGTATTCTGGTTTGGTTTCTGGCTGTGGGCACAGATCAAATGGATGTGAGCATGCGTGTTCCGATAGAGGTGCTCAATCTTCCGAAGAATCTGGTTATTTATAATCAGTATCAGAAAGAGGTCTCTGTGATCCTGCGCGGGCCCCGGGGTATTATTCAGGAGGTGCGTAACCGGCCGCCGTCACTGTCACTTGATCTTTCTGAGGCCAAGCCCGACACCATTGTCCTGAACACCGAAAGTCTTTCTTTTCCCCTGCCAAGTGGTATCTCTATATTGAGGATGCAACCGGCGAGTATTACCTTATCTATTGATAAACTGGTGGAACGAGAGCTTCCTCTCACTGCTGTGACTGAAGGCGATGTAGCGGACGGATATTTTTTAAAAGAGGTTTCCTTAAATCCTAACAAGATCCTTGTTTCTGGTCCGGCAAGCCTTATCACCCAGGAACAGGTCTTGAAAACTTATGTTATTAACCTCAGCGGGTTGAACCATTCGACCACGCTTCCGGTGCATCTGGATCTCTCCCCAGAATTTATGGAGCTCATCGGTGAGACCACTGTTGTTGCCAAGTTGGCTGTGGCGGATAAATTTGTTGAAAAGAAGGTGCGGAATATCCCCATTAATATTCGTGATAGTGCACAGGAAGTGCGGGTGAAGCCGGACTCTCTCACGGTTGTTGCTGGTATACCTGAAAAATTAATCAGCGAGACACCGGTACTTTCCATGCTCTTCCGGGCCTCTGTCAGTGCAGGATCGGGAGAATTTCCCCGCCAGGTGCCCGTAACGGTCAATGGGGTTTCGGTGCCAGGTCACGAACCAATCAAGATTATCTCTCACAAGCCCACAGAGGTAAAGATTTCTCTCGTTGAAAAAAAGGAATAA